TAGAAGTAAACACCTGATGCAAGGGAATATTTTGCTGCATCTATCGTGAAACTATGGTATCCTGCCTCTTTAGACTCATTAAAAATCGTTGCAACTTCCCTGCCTTGTGAGTTGTATAGTTTTACACTCACAAATCCACCAACAGGTAAGGAGTAATCAACCGTTGTTGCCGGATTAAACGGGTTCGGGTAGTTTGCACTCAATGAATATTCTTGAGGGATTCCGGATTCAACTTTTATTTCTGCAGAATATTCAAAACTGCCATCTGTGTCAATTTGTTTCAGACGATAGAAAACGGTACCATTTACAGAAGGCTGATCGGTGAACGAATAGTATTTTGGTGAGTTGGTGGTGTAGTGACCCTCAATGAAGGCGATCTTCTGCCAAAGTGATCCCGGTGTTTTCCTTTCCACTTCGAAACCTGCGTTGGAGATTTCAGTTGCGGTTTCCCAGTTGAGGGTGATACCGGCGGCAGTCGCGCGGGCTGTGAATGATATCAACTCGACCGGCAGGGGGTTAAGCCCGTTCTTTTCCCACAAGAGATACATGTAGCCATCATTATAGCCCTCTTCTCTTGACCAGACAGAAGTATTATAGTTCGCAGCAATGAAAACACTCTGATCTTTCATTTCCGAGGTCCATTTAGCTACTCCGCGGTCTACTGGAGCGGCACCGAGGTCGGCTGTGAATGCAGGTTCACCGAAGAGCGTACCGTCCAAAACCGGGTCGATCTGATTCACAATGGTTGTGCCGGATGTTTCATTCAATTTATAGTAAGAAACAAGGTTTCCCCAATTTGGGTGATCTGAGGTTACGTATCGATACTTCCACTCATTAATAGTATCTTTGTTGAGCGCCACAGACCAGATCCGCACCTCATCGATCATTCCGTTAAAGTATGGATCGGCTTCGAATTGTGAACGCCCAAAGTAATTATTGAAAGTGGCTCCCAAATTAAAAGGTCGTGGTGCAAGTGCCTCATTTGAATCCGCTAACACGCCATTGATATATAGTCTTGCTGTAGTTGAGGGAGTGTCTATGGTAATCGCGATGTGGTTCCAGGTATTCTGTGCAAGAGGTGCGGAAGCATTAATCCCCTGTTCGCCTGAAACGCCGCTTGTCGTGATTGCGAACCTGGGATTCCCACCGTATGAAGGAGTGAAATACATATACCCGCTTGTATCGTTTCCAAAATCAAAAACCCTCTGCCCCGGGTCGCCGCCTGCCCAGTAAACCCACGCTTCGATTGTAAACTCTTCGGGGAAAGCAGTAAGATCGAGAGGAATAATCGCATGATCATCAATGCCGTCGAATTGTAAAGCCCTGAGTTGATTGAAGTAGCCCTGCACTTCAGCGTCCCATAAAACATCCGTAATGGTAACATTGTTTTCGACAAACCCCACTGCGGGCGCTGAATTTGACCGGGCCATAAGAGAGGATGAAGTATAGCACCGGATTATTGAAGTATTTTCCATCGCGTAGCCGACAATTCCACCACGGAATTGGCCGATGAAGCTTGCAGTGCCATTGTAACCTGTCACTGCCCCTCTGAAATATGAATCTTCGATTAAACCGTTGAAAGCGGGAGAGGTTGAAGAGAGGAGTTTCCCCGCGATGCCTCCCGAGTAGCTTCCTGAGAGAGGACCAACCTCAACATTTGTGAGCGCCAGGCATTGTTCTATCCTTACAGCTTCACCTGCGATGCCTCCACGAGTAAGCCCGCCCGTAATTTTGCCTCCTGTCACGGAACATCGCCTGATTACGGAATTGGGGCCAATCTGATTCCCGACAATTCCACCTGAGCTATAAACTTCAGTGCCGGTAATGTGTCCGCTACCCAGCATTATCACTCTACAGTCCTCAATTAATCCTGCTGAAGTTATCGCGATACCCCCGAAGTATATTCCCACACTATCCGGTATCGTTACGGTGCAATTCTGTACTTTCCCTCCATCCAAAACACTGTGTACAAAAACAGAACCCGTTGCAAGAACGATGTTCAAATTTTTAACTGTACCTGATACATTTTCGAAGAGAGAACTGGCAAAATTGGAAACGGTAAAATTATTTCCATCGTATGTCCCCCGGATGTCCATTGAGCCTGAACCGGGCAATTCAAGATTCACCGTTTGTTTGTAAAACCATATTCCTGTGGTATCGATTTCGCGAATATAATTAAAGTCGCCCGCATCGCTGATTAAGAAAGGATCACTTTCAGTTCCGCTTCCGGCCAACTGGGGAAAAATAATTTTGTTAAATAGTGTGAAAAGTAATAAAAGGCGAAGTGCTGCTCCTGGCATCTTGATTCCTTTTGATTAATAAAACAGGTTAAAAACGACCACGAATTTACATATGCAATATACAAAACACAAAAAATTATTTTGCGGTTTCCTAAAGTGGTATTTTTTATTTAACCTGATCAGGTTATTATTTATTAAGGTTATAAATAGAACGAAAAGGGAGGAACTTCTTCGGGGCAGATGTAAAATCTACCCCGGAAAAGGTGTTGATAAAGGAAAATATTTTTTAACGGAGCAACATCATTTTGCGTGTGGAAGTAAATTTCCCGGATGTCATCCGGCAGAAGTATAACCCGCTCGGAAGGTTTTCCGCCTTGAAGCTCACCTTATAGTTGCCTGCCTCCTGTACGCCATCAGCCAGAGTAATGATTCTCTCTCCAAGAGCGTTGTAAATCGAGATATTCACCTCACCGGTCACGGGCATCGCGTAACTGATTACAGTCTCAGGGTTGAAAGGATTCGGGAAGTTTTGATAGAGTGCAAACTCTGTCGGCAATCCAAATTCAACTTTTATTTCTGCAGAATATTCAAAACTGCCATCTGTGTCAATTTGTTTCAGACGATAGAAAACGGTACCGTTTACAGAAGGCTGATCGGTGAAGGAATAGTACTTTGGAGAGTTGGTGGTGTAGTGACCCTCAATGAAGGCGATCTTCTGCCACTGTGATCCCGGAGTTTTCCTTTCCACTTCGAAACCGGCGTTCATGATCTCTGTTTTTGTCTCCCAGTTCAGAAATACCTTTATTCCGGTTACAGATGCAGAAAAATTCACAAGTTCAACAGGAAGAGGATTGTCTGAATCAGCAGCAGTCCAAATAGAAAAAGCATCAATTGCTGTAAGTGTAACCTTGTTATTGTCCACATCCACAGTACCATTCATTTTAGTCCAGTCAGTACCGCTGTTTGTTGACTTGAAGAGGACGAGTTTACTTTCGGTCACGGAACCAAGTTCGAGTGAATTATAGTTAAAAACAAGCGTGGCATTCAAACCGGTATTGGTTGT
The nucleotide sequence above comes from Ignavibacteria bacterium. Encoded proteins:
- a CDS encoding T9SS type A sorting domain-containing protein, yielding MPGAALRLLLLFTLFNKIIFPQLAGSGTESDPFLISDAGDFNYIREIDTTGIWFYKQTVNLELPGSGSMDIRGTYDGNNFTVSNFASSLFENVSGTVKNLNIVLATGSVFVHSVLDGGKVQNCTVTIPDSVGIYFGGIAITSAGLIEDCRVIMLGSGHITGTEVYSSGGIVGNQIGPNSVIRRCSVTGGKITGGLTRGGIAGEAVRIEQCLALTNVEVGPLSGSYSGGIAGKLLSSTSPAFNGLIEDSYFRGAVTGYNGTASFIGQFRGGIVGYAMENTSIIRCYTSSSLMARSNSAPAVGFVENNVTITDVLWDAEVQGYFNQLRALQFDGIDDHAIIPLDLTAFPEEFTIEAWVYWAGGDPGQRVFDFGNDTSGYMYFTPSYGGNPRFAITTSGVSGEQGINASAPLAQNTWNHIAITIDTPSTTARLYINGVLADSNEALAPRPFNLGATFNNYFGRSQFEADPYFNGMIDEVRIWSVALNKDTINEWKYRYVTSDHPNWGNLVSYYKLNETSGTTIVNQIDPVLDGTLFGEPAFTADLGAAPVDRGVAKWTSEMKDQSVFIAANYNTSVWSREEGYNDGYMYLLWEKNGLNPLPVELISFTARATAAGITLNWETATEISNAGFEVERKTPGSLWQKIAFIEGHYTTNSPKYYSFTDQPSVNGTVFYRLKQIDTDGSFEYSAEIKVESGIPQEYSLSANYPNPFNPATTVDYSLPVGGFVSVKLYNSQGREVATIFNESKEAGYHSFTIDAAKYSLASGVYFYRISAGNFTMTRKMLLLK